In Streptomyces sp. NBC_00483, a single window of DNA contains:
- a CDS encoding DUF3289 family protein codes for MPLSALLLLLGTAAPAIAGNDEDTPPGKTIYRDKAVDVSYRQLAADDPQWGKVPKELRDKSTEGSYIAELQIKNVSKRDITDWSLTFELPDRITATESAKLDGAQQGERTTIQNDVANKVIEPGTTSTLWYRAKAGGTAHTPAWTSFAKDGARPTKDTDGDGLPDDMEQRAKLDPKSKDTDHDGLADFFELGNRSDPLKADSDGDGVRDGKEDPDGDKVSNLREVQLKTSPGRADTDADGLADGKELTRHTSPANPDTDGDGVEDGQETRIGSDPRAAESSFDVTRSADGGATTASATIKGLSPKQVSTFSVTKLPADQQQFPKSTPGYVGNGYEFAIDGEFDAAKISFKVDKAASKQAGSDFKPAVYGYDEKSQRLIKLADQRLDGDTITATTSDFSKYTVLDSRAFDKVWEHIDQTVRKDSAQEQGSSKDTDNDGISDGDEKAMRAGNLVQGNGVPVGAMDPKNPDSDGDSVKDGKEVQVVTDKLSGTKQGTQQGTKQLTYAKLTSNPLKTDTDGDGSRDRADQHPLVFDESDMLIHQSANREGRRKEPNPDDFQVPPSRLVADDLTFNDYNWDELTDLSWDFWNASITPEFLMWGEFNDIMNFGKAGADSDNQQTVDDLRNAFRFGHNGESAGSVSVDDDYDPARFQQVGSGSALSRAVAASPQEKTYTDKAKELIVQSIKDNKGGTAQFQLQDDLNQNLLYQTFSREGVQYPVYDFSLFDANQRALSIAIHQFHGQTIRLKDYKVSGNTFSGKLLFHSYDHFGLDPDDEITNYGFIDWFTLQHYERFEGKYAPPIAVADVEIPINGSF; via the coding sequence ATGCCACTCAGTGCCTTATTACTCCTGCTCGGAACCGCGGCACCCGCGATCGCGGGCAACGACGAGGACACACCTCCCGGGAAGACGATCTACCGGGACAAGGCGGTCGACGTCTCCTATCGGCAGCTCGCGGCGGACGATCCGCAGTGGGGCAAGGTTCCGAAGGAGTTGCGCGACAAGTCGACCGAGGGCTCCTACATCGCGGAGCTCCAGATCAAGAACGTCTCCAAGCGAGACATCACCGACTGGTCCCTGACGTTCGAACTGCCGGACAGGATCACGGCCACCGAGTCGGCGAAGCTGGATGGTGCCCAGCAGGGCGAGCGCACAACGATCCAGAACGACGTGGCGAACAAGGTGATCGAGCCGGGTACGACCTCGACCCTTTGGTACCGCGCGAAGGCCGGCGGTACGGCACACACCCCGGCCTGGACGAGCTTCGCGAAGGACGGGGCGCGGCCGACGAAGGACACCGACGGCGACGGGCTCCCGGACGACATGGAGCAGCGCGCCAAGCTCGACCCGAAGAGCAAGGACACGGACCACGACGGCCTGGCCGACTTCTTCGAACTGGGCAACCGCAGCGACCCGTTGAAGGCGGACAGCGACGGCGACGGCGTCCGTGACGGCAAGGAGGACCCGGACGGCGACAAGGTGTCGAACCTGCGCGAGGTGCAGCTCAAGACCTCACCCGGGCGGGCGGACACCGACGCGGACGGACTGGCCGACGGCAAGGAGCTGACCCGGCACACGAGCCCGGCCAACCCCGACACCGACGGCGACGGCGTGGAGGACGGCCAGGAGACACGGATCGGGTCCGACCCACGTGCTGCGGAGTCCTCGTTCGACGTGACACGGTCCGCGGACGGCGGAGCCACCACGGCCTCGGCCACGATCAAGGGACTGAGTCCCAAGCAGGTGTCGACGTTCTCGGTCACCAAGCTCCCGGCCGATCAGCAGCAGTTCCCGAAGTCCACTCCGGGCTACGTGGGCAACGGCTACGAGTTCGCGATCGACGGCGAATTCGACGCGGCGAAGATCTCCTTCAAGGTCGACAAGGCCGCCTCGAAGCAGGCCGGATCGGACTTCAAGCCGGCCGTCTACGGCTACGACGAGAAGTCCCAGCGCCTGATCAAGCTCGCGGACCAGCGGCTCGACGGCGACACGATCACGGCCACCACCAGCGACTTCTCCAAGTACACGGTGCTCGACAGCCGGGCCTTCGACAAGGTGTGGGAGCACATCGACCAAACCGTCCGTAAGGATTCCGCCCAGGAACAGGGCTCGTCGAAGGACACCGACAACGACGGCATCAGCGACGGCGACGAGAAGGCGATGCGCGCCGGGAACCTCGTCCAGGGCAATGGTGTGCCGGTGGGCGCGATGGACCCCAAGAACCCGGATTCGGACGGTGACTCGGTCAAGGACGGCAAGGAGGTCCAGGTCGTCACGGACAAGCTGTCCGGTACGAAGCAGGGGACGCAACAGGGGACCAAGCAGCTCACCTACGCCAAGCTGACCTCGAACCCGCTGAAGACGGACACGGACGGGGACGGTTCCCGGGACCGTGCCGACCAACACCCGCTGGTCTTCGACGAGTCGGACATGCTGATCCACCAGTCGGCGAACCGGGAGGGCCGGCGCAAGGAGCCCAACCCCGACGACTTCCAGGTGCCCCCGAGTCGGCTGGTGGCGGACGACCTGACGTTCAACGACTACAACTGGGACGAACTGACCGATCTCAGCTGGGACTTCTGGAACGCCTCGATCACCCCCGAGTTCCTGATGTGGGGAGAGTTCAACGACATCATGAACTTCGGCAAGGCCGGCGCGGACAGCGACAATCAGCAGACGGTGGACGACCTGCGCAACGCCTTCCGCTTCGGCCACAACGGGGAGAGCGCGGGCTCCGTCTCGGTGGACGACGACTACGACCCCGCCCGGTTCCAGCAGGTCGGCTCCGGCAGCGCCCTGTCCCGGGCGGTCGCGGCGTCACCGCAGGAGAAGACGTACACGGACAAGGCCAAGGAGCTCATCGTCCAGTCCATCAAGGACAACAAGGGCGGGACGGCGCAGTTCCAGCTCCAGGACGACCTGAACCAGAACCTGCTCTACCAGACGTTCTCCCGGGAAGGTGTGCAGTACCCGGTCTACGACTTCTCCCTCTTCGACGCCAACCAGCGTGCGCTCTCCATCGCCATCCACCAGTTCCACGGGCAGACGATCCGGCTGAAGGACTACAAGGTCAGCGGAAACACCTTCTCCGGGAAACTGCTGTTCCACTCCTACGACCACTTCGGCCTCGACCCCGACGACGAGATCACGAACTACGGC
- a CDS encoding cupin domain-containing protein — translation MYSFRSLPSIRRSRKALVAAAAGALLVTAGSVAYAQTTAASDPVTSETLSEGDTGQPFTIKADGSRHLVYRKAVIPPGASTGWHFHTGEEIAVIHSGTMVRVNGSDCSERSLGPGDALVEPTGPDEVHFGTNRGSEPVVLYITDVLPKGADFSEPAEDPGCENAK, via the coding sequence GTGTACTCGTTCCGCTCGCTCCCCTCGATCCGCCGCAGTCGCAAGGCACTTGTCGCCGCCGCTGCCGGAGCCCTGCTGGTGACCGCCGGCAGCGTGGCCTACGCGCAGACCACCGCCGCTAGTGACCCCGTCACCAGCGAGACCCTCTCCGAAGGTGACACCGGGCAGCCCTTCACCATCAAGGCGGACGGCTCCCGCCACCTCGTCTACCGCAAGGCCGTCATCCCGCCGGGTGCCAGCACCGGTTGGCACTTCCACACCGGCGAGGAGATCGCCGTCATCCACTCCGGCACCATGGTCCGCGTCAACGGCAGCGACTGCTCGGAGCGCAGCCTCGGACCGGGCGACGCGCTCGTGGAGCCCACCGGTCCCGACGAGGTGCACTTCGGCACCAACCGCGGCAGCGAGCCGGTGGTCCTGTACATCACCGATGTCCTGCCGAAGGGGGCCGACTTCTCCGAGCCCGCGGAGGACCCCGGCTGCGAGAACGCCAAGTGA
- a CDS encoding ferredoxin — translation MKLTVDQDKCCGAGACVLSAPEVFDQRDEDGIVTLLTPEPGSEHHAAVREAAAMCPTAAIGVRESG, via the coding sequence GTGAAACTCACCGTCGACCAGGACAAGTGCTGTGGCGCCGGTGCCTGCGTCCTGTCCGCGCCGGAGGTATTCGACCAGCGCGACGAGGACGGCATCGTGACCCTCCTGACCCCCGAACCCGGCTCCGAGCACCACGCTGCCGTACGCGAAGCGGCGGCCATGTGTCCCACCGCGGCGATCGGTGTGAGGGAATCCGGCTGA
- a CDS encoding HAD family hydrolase: MTAPADTAQSRDVGHIRVAFFDVDETLLTVKSMFRFLRFHLRARGLPDTAYEEAAQTLRRRSAAGVPRAQTNREYYRLYAGQSLTDVFAQGRAWFAEELERGVLHAPGVTQLQTHQDNGAHIVLVSGSFAPALQPAARLLGADQLICSTPEVSRGKYTGHLARPLIAEEKGRAVQRLLAELDVPAEHAAAYGDHASDLPMLAAAGLPGCVGDDPDLVAHVRDRDGILIPGMNG; the protein is encoded by the coding sequence GTGACCGCGCCCGCGGACACCGCACAGAGCCGGGACGTCGGCCATATCCGGGTCGCCTTCTTCGACGTCGACGAGACCCTGTTGACCGTCAAGAGCATGTTCCGGTTCCTGAGGTTCCATCTGCGCGCCCGCGGCCTGCCGGACACGGCTTACGAAGAGGCCGCGCAGACCCTGCGCCGACGCTCGGCCGCTGGGGTCCCCCGGGCGCAGACGAACCGCGAGTACTACCGGCTCTACGCCGGACAGTCCCTCACGGACGTCTTCGCCCAGGGGCGCGCCTGGTTCGCCGAGGAGTTGGAGCGCGGGGTCCTGCACGCTCCCGGAGTCACGCAACTGCAAACGCACCAGGACAACGGCGCGCACATCGTCCTCGTCTCCGGTTCGTTCGCTCCCGCGCTCCAGCCGGCCGCGCGTCTGCTCGGCGCGGACCAACTGATCTGCAGCACGCCCGAAGTGAGCCGGGGAAAGTACACCGGCCACCTCGCCAGGCCCCTGATCGCGGAGGAGAAGGGGCGAGCCGTGCAGCGGTTGCTCGCCGAACTCGACGTCCCCGCCGAACACGCCGCCGCCTACGGAGACCACGCGTCCGACCTGCCGATGCTGGCGGCGGCCGGGCTTCCCGGCTGCGTGGGCGACGACCCCGATCTCGTGGCGCACGTTCGCGACCGCGACGGAATCCTGATCCCCGGCATGAACGGCTGA
- a CDS encoding cytochrome P450: MTDQAEHAYAQPPVSLPLSGDTPLEPPAVWEELRARCPVAHATLPSGDTAVYLTRYDDVRGLLADPRFVRPTEEDNAARMAPEGAGGAAATGSSAVAHPTKGEPHQRWRRQVGRYFTAKRMTALRPAMIRLAEGLVDAMLADGAPADLRASLGFPFPVYVICDLLGVPAEDRDRFSGWSDSFLSVTRYSADEIRTAQAEFVAYMSAHIAAKRAEPADDLLSVLITQSAEAGGAGSESEGGGLSDDELVSTGMGLLVAGHETTANSIGKMVSLLLDDRGRWESLLADPSLVRTAVEESLRFDSNLGFGLRRYLGEDAEVGGQVVPAGSTVVCSMPAANRDERAFTGADAMDLARTPNPHLTFGVGPHSCLGQALARTELQVVLEVLLSRVPTLRLAVPAAELRKTEGLLVGGLSEVPVSW; encoded by the coding sequence ATGACCGACCAGGCCGAACACGCCTACGCCCAACCGCCCGTCAGCCTGCCGCTGTCGGGAGACACCCCGCTCGAACCGCCCGCCGTATGGGAGGAGTTGCGCGCCCGGTGCCCCGTCGCCCACGCCACGCTGCCCAGCGGTGACACGGCCGTCTATCTGACCCGGTACGACGACGTCCGGGGCCTGCTCGCCGACCCCCGGTTCGTCCGCCCCACGGAGGAGGACAACGCCGCCCGCATGGCGCCCGAGGGCGCCGGGGGAGCCGCCGCCACCGGTAGTTCCGCCGTCGCGCACCCCACCAAGGGCGAACCGCACCAGCGTTGGCGCCGTCAGGTGGGCCGCTACTTCACCGCCAAGCGGATGACCGCCCTGCGCCCCGCCATGATCCGCCTCGCCGAGGGTCTCGTGGACGCCATGCTCGCCGATGGCGCCCCCGCCGACCTGCGGGCGAGCCTCGGCTTCCCGTTCCCCGTCTACGTCATCTGCGACCTCCTCGGGGTGCCCGCGGAGGACCGGGACCGCTTCTCCGGCTGGTCCGACAGCTTCCTCAGCGTCACCCGCTACAGCGCCGACGAAATCCGTACCGCCCAGGCGGAGTTCGTCGCCTACATGTCCGCACACATCGCCGCCAAGCGCGCCGAACCCGCCGACGACCTCCTCAGCGTCCTCATCACGCAGAGCGCGGAGGCGGGCGGCGCGGGGAGCGAGAGCGAAGGCGGTGGCCTGAGCGACGACGAACTCGTGTCCACCGGCATGGGCCTGCTCGTCGCCGGCCACGAGACCACCGCCAACTCGATCGGCAAGATGGTCTCCCTGCTGCTCGACGACCGCGGCCGCTGGGAGAGCCTGCTGGCCGACCCGTCGCTGGTGCGCACCGCCGTCGAGGAGTCCCTGCGCTTCGACAGCAACCTCGGCTTCGGGCTGCGCCGTTACCTCGGCGAGGATGCCGAGGTCGGCGGGCAGGTCGTCCCGGCGGGCAGCACGGTCGTGTGCAGCATGCCGGCCGCCAACCGCGACGAGCGCGCCTTCACCGGCGCCGACGCCATGGATCTCGCCCGCACCCCGAACCCCCACCTCACCTTCGGCGTGGGACCGCACTCCTGCCTCGGCCAGGCACTGGCCCGCACCGAACTCCAGGTCGTCCTGGAGGTCCTGCTGTCCCGCGTCCCCACCCTGCGCCTCGCCGTCCCCGCCGCCGAACTCCGCAAGACGGAGGGCCTCCTGGTGGGAGGCCTGAGCGAAGTCCCCGTCAGCTGGTGA
- a CDS encoding AfsR/SARP family transcriptional regulator has product MSIETEALRFRILGPLSMTVHGREAAPTAAKQRQVLCLLLMNVGRRVTTTALTSELWPNEVPRTAKTALQTYISALRRLFAKELGLPAETVAASLLTTDAGSYTLHLPASCWDGAEFQALLEQGESAAARGDYGEAETTLARALSMCQGDILEDVLKGPQLRPLARFLDEARLHGEEILVDTFLRTGKKNQAVCRATTLADRNPYHEGLHAQLMRSLYAAGRRNDALKAYRELDARLADELGTVPSPETRTLHHALLQDAPDAAFLRLAPVSGG; this is encoded by the coding sequence GTGAGCATCGAGACCGAGGCCCTGCGATTCCGCATCCTGGGCCCGCTCTCGATGACCGTGCACGGCCGCGAGGCCGCACCGACCGCGGCGAAGCAGCGCCAGGTGCTCTGCCTGCTCCTGATGAACGTCGGCCGGCGGGTGACCACCACCGCGCTGACATCCGAACTGTGGCCCAACGAGGTGCCGCGCACGGCGAAGACCGCCCTGCAGACCTACATCAGTGCCCTGCGGCGGCTCTTCGCCAAGGAACTCGGCCTGCCCGCCGAGACCGTTGCCGCGTCCCTGCTCACCACCGACGCCGGGAGCTACACCCTGCACCTTCCCGCATCCTGCTGGGACGGCGCCGAGTTCCAGGCTCTCCTGGAGCAGGGCGAGAGCGCCGCCGCGCGCGGAGACTACGGGGAGGCCGAAACCACGCTCGCGCGGGCCTTGTCGATGTGCCAGGGAGACATCCTCGAAGATGTACTGAAGGGCCCTCAACTGCGCCCGCTGGCCCGCTTCCTGGACGAGGCCCGGCTGCACGGCGAAGAGATCCTGGTCGACACCTTTCTGCGTACCGGCAAGAAGAACCAGGCCGTGTGCCGTGCCACCACCCTGGCCGACCGCAACCCCTACCACGAGGGACTGCACGCCCAGTTGATGCGATCCCTGTACGCCGCCGGCCGGCGCAATGACGCGCTCAAGGCCTACCGCGAGCTCGACGCCCGCCTCGCCGACGAACTCGGCACCGTGCCCTCACCGGAAACCCGCACCCTCCACCACGCCCTGCTTCAGGACGCCCCCGACGCCGCCTTCTTGCGCCTCGCACCGGTCAGCGGCGGCTGA